The following proteins come from a genomic window of Eulemur rufifrons isolate Redbay chromosome 24, OSU_ERuf_1, whole genome shotgun sequence:
- the LOC138374269 gene encoding LOW QUALITY PROTEIN: platelet basic protein-like (The sequence of the model RefSeq protein was modified relative to this genomic sequence to represent the inferred CDS: inserted 1 base in 1 codon), which yields MSLRPNAIASCTSARPPRVLQVLLLLSLLIALVPSTIGKGXRNLGKLKEEALLPCSCGCFCCSRVWGKDYLGAPGAGRAHGLTSLHGGGSVVGTARVPGILLGPSLKVYRPCPRWPYERCNYPQLANKGSGFVDVEPYLELRCACVKTVSEIHPRNIQKLEIIKPGAHCNKVEVIAMLKDGRKVCLDPEAPMVKKIAQKMLKGDGSAA from the exons ATGAGCCTCAGACCCAATGCCATCGCCTCCTGTACCAGTGCCAGACCACCGCGTGTCCTGCAGGTGTTGCTGCTGCTGTCACTGCTCATCGCTCTGGTTCCCTCCACCATCGGAAAAG AGAGAAACTTGGGAAAGCTGAAGGAGGAGGCCCTGCTTCCCTGCAGCTGTGGCTGCTTCTGCTGTAGCCGTGTCTGGGGCAAAGACTATCTTGGTGCTCCCGGGGCTGGGAGAGCCCACGGACTGACAAGTCTACATGGAGGAGGCAGCGTAGTGGGCACTGCCCGTGTGCCAGGCATTCTGCTCGGGCCTTCACTAAAGGTTTACAGACCATGTCCACGATGGCCTTATGAGAGGTGCAACTACCCTCAACTTGCAAATAAGGGAA GTGGATTTGTAGATGTTGAGCCATACCTTGAACTGCGCTGCGCGTGTGTGAAGACAGTCTCTGAAATTCATCCCAGGAACATCCAGAAATTGGAGATTATCAAGCCAGGAGCCCACTGCAACAAAGTCGAAGTGAT AGCCATGctgaaggatggaaggaaagtcTGCCTGGACCCAGAAGCTCCAATGGTTAAGAAAATAGCCCAGAAAATGTTGAAAGGTGACGGATCAGCTGCTTAA